The Saccharothrix violaceirubra genome segment CGGCCCGGCCGGCGACCTGCGCGTGCGGCTGTACCTGCCGAAGTCCGACGAGCCCGCGCCGCTGTTCCTGTGGATGCACGGCGGTGGCTGGACGATCGGCAGCATCGAGGAGAACGAACTCGCCAGTCGGCGGGTCGCCGAAGCGGGCATCGCGGTCGCGTCGGTCGAGTACCGGCTCGCCCCCGAGCACCCTTTCCCCGCCGCGCCGGAGGACTGCTACGCGGTCCTGGCGTGGTTCGCGCGCAACGGCGCCGAGCACGGCGTCGACGGCTCGCGCATCGCGACCGGCGGCGAGAGCGCCGGCGGCAACCTGGCCACCGTGCTCGCCCTGCTCAGCCGGGAACGCGGCGGCCCGCGCATCGCCGGTCAGGTGCTGGTCGTGCCGGTCACCGCGCACCCGTCCGACGAGGGGCTCACGTCCTACGTCGACTGCGCCGAGGGCTACGGCATGACCGCCGACTCGATGCGGTTCTTCTTCGAGCAGTACGTGTCCGACCCGAAGGACCTCGACGACCCGTACCTGCTGCCGTCCCGGGCCGACGTGTCCGGCCTGCCGCCGGCGCTGGTCATGGTCGCGGAGTACGACGTGCTGCGCACCGAGGGTGAGCAGTACGCGGAGAAGCTCGCGGCGGCCGGCGTCGAGACGACGGTCAAGTGCTACGACGGGCAGATCCACGGCTTCTACGGTCTGTACACGGACCTGCCGATCTCGCCGGTCTCGCATGCCGACGTGATCGCGTTCCTGAAGTCGGTGTTCTGACGCCCGGACCGGGCCGCCTCCGCCTCGCGGCGGTGGCGGCTACGGTCTGGCCAGCCGGTCGAAGAACGAGTCCAGGTGGCGGCGCTGGAGCTTCTTCGTGGAGAAGCGCGGACCGACCAGGCTCATGATGTTCGCGCCCGCGTTGATCAGCACGATCTCGTCGACGAGCTGGTCGTCGGGGATCGCGGTGTGGATCTCGCCCTGCTCGCGGCCCGCGCGGATGTGCTCGTGCAGGTACGACCGCCAGGTCTTGAGGTGCTCCAGGTAGCGGTCGTGCAGCCGCTTGTTGGACAACGACATCTCCCAGAACGCCATCAGCACGCGGCCCGCCGTGACGCGCTTGGTGTCCATGGGCATGGAGCCGTAGCAGATGGCGCGCAGCGCGGCGAGCCCCGAGTGCGAGTTGGTGGTGGCCGCTATGTGCCGCTGCATCATGGACAGGGCGCGGTCGAAGGTGGCCTCGACGAGCGCGTCCTTGCTGGGGAAGTAGCGCTTCAACGCGCCGTTGGCGAACCCGGCCGCGGCGGCGATCTCGCGCATCGTCGCGGCTTCGAGACCGCCCCGGACGATGAGGTCCCAGGTCACGTCGACGATGTGCTCCCGACGTTCGTCGTGGTCGATGACCTTGGGCATTCCGCTCCTTCTGCGTCGTTTCGTCTACACCCGTAGTGTATCCGGCCGCGGAAGCGGTGCGTCCGAACGAGGGGCGCCCAGTCTACCGGTCGGACGCCCGGTGTCGAAGCCCCGGTTTCCGTTGTGGACCAACGGATGTGCGGGCGCCGCCGGCGGACCGGTCCGGCGCCGGGCGTCCGGTGGCGTGGCGGGGCTCACCCGGACGCACCAGGCGGCCCTCCCACTCGTCGGGACGACCGGTCGCAGGCTACCCGGACGGCGGTGCGCGCGGGGGCGGATCGCGCGATCGCCGCCGGTCGTGGTCACATTCCGTGGTCGTGGACCGCCCCTGACTGTCCACAGTGGATTGTCGGTCGGTGCGGATGGATTGTGTCCATGGGTGATGGAAAGATTCTCTCCGTCAACGTGGGGCAGCGACGCCGGGTCGGGTTCGGGACCTCCGGGATCGCGAAACGGCCGGTCGCCGGATCCGTCGCGGTCGCCGTGCCCGGTGCCGGCCGGTCGGGCCTGGCGGGCGATTTCATCGGGGACGCGCGCGACCACGGCGGCGCCGACCGTGCCGTGTACGCGCACGCCCGGGAGGACCTGGACCGGTGGGAGTCGACCTCGGGCAGGCGTTCGCCGACGGGGGGTTCGGCGAGAACCTGACCACCCTGGCCGTCGACGTGAACGGCGCGGAGATCGGAGAGCGGTGGCGGGTCGGCGCGGACCTGGTGCTGGAGGTCAGCGCGCCGCGCATCCCGTGCCGCACGTTCGCGACGTGGCTGGGAGAGCGGGGGTGGGTGCGCACGTTCACCGCGCCGGGGTGCCCGGCGCGTACCTGCGGGTCCTCGAACCGGGGGAGGTGTGCGCGGGCGACGTCGTCGAGTCCCTGCACCGGCCGGGGCACGGCGTCACGGTGGCGCTCGCGTTCCGCGCGTTCACGACCGAACCTGACCTGCTCGCCGAGCTGCCGGTGCCCGACGCCCTGGCCGCCGACCTGGCCGCGAAGGCGCATCGGCTCCGATCACTGCGATGACTTCAGTGTCGACCAAATCAAAACGTGGAATCGCGACCGTGCGAGTTCACGCTCGGTGACGACGGCTCAGGTCGGGTCGGTCGAGAACCGGGCTTCGAGGGGGTCCAGCTCGCGGCCGGTCGGTTCGGCCAGCGGCCCGTACAGCTCGGGGCGGCGTCCGCGCAGCCACCGGCGGCCGGTACTGCGGGCCAGCAGTGACAGGTCCAGTTCGGCGCACACCATCTCGTCGCGGGCCCGCCAGGTCTCGGCGACGATCCGGCCGTAGCAGTCGATGATCATCGCGTTGCCGGTGCGCACCTCGCCGTGGTCGAGCCCGACCCCGTTCGCGAAAACCAGGAACATGCCGTTGTCGTGCGCCCGCGACGGCAGCCACCGCAGGAGCCAGCCGCGACCCTTGTCGCCGCGGAACTCGGCCTCGATCGCCTCGGGATCGGTGTCCCGCGCCGCCCACAGGGCGGGGTCGATCGTGCCCATGGCGTGCGGGCTGCGCGACGCCACGCCGCCGGTCTGGTGCGGCGCGAGGAGGATGTCGGCGCCGAGCAGGGCCGTCATCCGGGCGTTCTCGACGATGTTGTTGTCGTAGCAGATCAGCACGCCCAGGGTGCAGCCCAGCGTGGAGGAGAAGACGGTGTAGTCCCGGCCCGGGGTGATGTGTTCGCTCTCGAACGCGTGGATCTTCCGGTGGGCGTGCACGCTCCCGTCCGGCTCGACCACGACGTAGGTGTTGTGGAGAGCGCCGTCGGCGGACTCGATCAGACCGGCGCCCAGCACCATGTCGTACTCGCGGGCGAGGGCGAGCAACGCCGTGACGCTCGGTCCGCCCGGCACCGGCTCGGCCAGGGCCTCGATACCGGCCCGGTCCATGCCCACGACGTGCCAGTAGCCCGTTATGCACATCTCCGGGAAGACGATCAGTCGCACGCCCCGGTCCGCCGCCTCCCGCACGAAACGGGTGATCGTGGCGAGGTTGTACGCCTTGTCCCCGGCCCGGTGGCAGAACTGCACGCTCGCCGTCTGGATGCGCATCGTCGACCCTTTCCCCGGTTGCCCCGGGGAATCACGGTACCGACGGCCGCCGCGCGCGGTGCGCCTCCCCTCGGATGTCCGAAGCGGTCGCCGACATGTCCACAATGGATTTTCGGGTCCGTCGCGTTCGGAGGGTCGGCGTGCGGTCAGTCCTCCGGGTCGTCGTGGACGAGGTCGGCCACGGGTCGGCGCGGGGTGGCGGGCACCGGCGAGCCGAAGCCGATGCGCAGCACGGTCTGGGGGATCAGCGCGCCGCCCAACGCCCGGCGTAGTTCGTCGCGCACCGGCGCCACCTCGACCACCTGGGACAGGAACGACGCCGACATGCCGTAGGCGGTGGCGGTGAGCAGCACGCGTTGCAGCGCCTGCCCCGCCTGGAGCGCCGCCAGCCGACCGTCGTGGAACGAGCACAGCACGACCACGAGCGGGTCCGCTTCGTAGTCCTTGCCGGGCGGGCGGTCGTCGGCGCGGAAGTCCCGGAACCGCCACTCGTCCTGGCCCGCGGGGCGGTGGCCGCGGCTTTCCGGCGGGATGCCGTCGTGGGTCCAGGTGAGCAGTTCGGCGTCGACCCGGGGGTCGTGGATCTGGAGGTCGTACGCCTTGGTCATCAGCGCCTGCACGCGGGGGCGTTCGTCGCGGGTCACCACGTGCAGCCAGCAGCGCTCACGCTCGGCCGCCCGGACCAGGGCGTGGCGGTGGGTCGTCGGCACGGCGGCGTCCCGGAACGGCTTGCGGTTCGTGCGTCGGTGGGGGATGGCGTCGAGCAGTTCGGCGGTCTCCGGGTCCAGGGCGCGGTGGCCGCCGAGGCGGATCGTGGCCGCCGCGCCGGGCGCCTCGCTGCCGGGAAGGAGTGTGACCAGCGGTTTGACGCCGTGTCCGCGCAGTGCCAGGCGCAGGTTGAACAGGGCGGCGCCGCAGGACAGGTCCAGTTCGCGGTCGTCGGGGTCGGTGGCCGGGAGTCGCCGGGACAGGTCCGGGTACAGCTCGATGCGGTCGGGGCGCAGGCGGAAGCGCCAGGGCTGGGTGTTGTGCACGGACGGGGCGAGGGTGGCGGCTCGGAGCACGTCGGTGGTCTGGTCGGGCGTGAGGCCGAGCGTCTCGGTCACCGTGGTCATGCCGTCACCTCGCTAGGGGTTCACCTGTTCGAACCAACGTTTTCACTGTGCACCCCGCCGGAGGCATTCCCCACGGGCGAAGGTCCCCGTGACGCAGGGCAGCAGTGCTTTGCGGCGCCGGGTCCACGTGTCAGGCTGTCGGCCGTGTCGCAACCGGGAGACAAGAACGCGGGCCGCCTGTTGGGTGGTCTCCGACTGGACGACCTGCTCGACGAGATGCGCGAGCGGCTGGCAGAGATCGCGTCGACGCGGGACAAGATGCAGGGGTTGCTGGACGCGGTCCTGGCGGTGGGCGCCGGACTGGAGCTGGACTCGACTTTGCAGCGGATCGTGCAGGCCGCGACGGAACTGGTCGGTGCCCGGTACGGGGCCCTGGGCGTGCTGGGGAGCAAGGACGACCTGTCGGAGTTCGTCTACGTGGGGATCGACCCGACGACCCGGGCGAAGATGGGTCACCTGCCGGAGGGCAAGGGACTCCTCGGCCTGTTGATCAAGGACCCGCGTGCGATCCGGCTGCACGACCTGACCAAGCACGACATGTCGGTGGGCTTCCCGCCGGGGCACCCGCCGATGCACAGCTTCCTGGGCGTGCCGGTCCGGGTGCGCGACGAGGTGTTCGGCAACCTCTACATGACCGAGAAGACCGACGGCGCGGACTTCACGGCCGACGACGAGGTGGTGCTGACCGCGTTGGCCGCCGCGGCGGGCGTGGCCGTGGAGAACGCGCGGTTGTTCGAGCGGTCGCGGATGCGGGAGCGGTGGACCGAGGCCAGCGCGGAGATCAACTCGGACCTGCTGGGCGGTGCCACGGCCGAGGACGCGTTGCGGCTGATCGCGTTGCGGGCCCGGGAGCTGTCGGCCGCGTCGCTGTCGTTGATCGTGCTGGTGGAGGACAACGGGTCGCGCCTGCGGATCGCGGCCGGGTCGGGCGCGCGCGGGCAGGACCTGGTGGGGGACACGCTGGTC includes the following:
- a CDS encoding alpha/beta hydrolase, giving the protein MTLDPAVAAMLAATPAPPADAPPMTPAQLRAAFASMLTVPADLPEIGPVTDLSVPGPAGDLRVRLYLPKSDEPAPLFLWMHGGGWTIGSIEENELASRRVAEAGIAVASVEYRLAPEHPFPAAPEDCYAVLAWFARNGAEHGVDGSRIATGGESAGGNLATVLALLSRERGGPRIAGQVLVVPVTAHPSDEGLTSYVDCAEGYGMTADSMRFFFEQYVSDPKDLDDPYLLPSRADVSGLPPALVMVAEYDVLRTEGEQYAEKLAAAGVETTVKCYDGQIHGFYGLYTDLPISPVSHADVIAFLKSVF
- a CDS encoding TetR/AcrR family transcriptional regulator translates to MPKVIDHDERREHIVDVTWDLIVRGGLEAATMREIAAAAGFANGALKRYFPSKDALVEATFDRALSMMQRHIAATTNSHSGLAALRAICYGSMPMDTKRVTAGRVLMAFWEMSLSNKRLHDRYLEHLKTWRSYLHEHIRAGREQGEIHTAIPDDQLVDEIVLINAGANIMSLVGPRFSTKKLQRRHLDSFFDRLARP
- a CDS encoding nitrilase family protein, coding for MRIQTASVQFCHRAGDKAYNLATITRFVREAADRGVRLIVFPEMCITGYWHVVGMDRAGIEALAEPVPGGPSVTALLALAREYDMVLGAGLIESADGALHNTYVVVEPDGSVHAHRKIHAFESEHITPGRDYTVFSSTLGCTLGVLICYDNNIVENARMTALLGADILLAPHQTGGVASRSPHAMGTIDPALWAARDTDPEAIEAEFRGDKGRGWLLRWLPSRAHDNGMFLVFANGVGLDHGEVRTGNAMIIDCYGRIVAETWRARDEMVCAELDLSLLARSTGRRWLRGRRPELYGPLAEPTGRELDPLEARFSTDPT
- a CDS encoding Acg family FMN-binding oxidoreductase; translation: MTTVTETLGLTPDQTTDVLRAATLAPSVHNTQPWRFRLRPDRIELYPDLSRRLPATDPDDRELDLSCGAALFNLRLALRGHGVKPLVTLLPGSEAPGAAATIRLGGHRALDPETAELLDAIPHRRTNRKPFRDAAVPTTHRHALVRAAERERCWLHVVTRDERPRVQALMTKAYDLQIHDPRVDAELLTWTHDGIPPESRGHRPAGQDEWRFRDFRADDRPPGKDYEADPLVVVLCSFHDGRLAALQAGQALQRVLLTATAYGMSASFLSQVVEVAPVRDELRRALGGALIPQTVLRIGFGSPVPATPRRPVADLVHDDPED